A single genomic interval of Anopheles marshallii chromosome 2, idAnoMarsDA_429_01, whole genome shotgun sequence harbors:
- the LOC128707341 gene encoding ankyrin repeat and LEM domain-containing protein 1, which translates to MSRADIYLALCMLDAIEDTNLAGLQLLLDKHRADPNTIVLAKDVAPMHLVIGAENESFAAKATSLMLGHGGNPNLPTVEQLLTPLHVAANLGRVTILQMLLKAGGNVELKDEEGRTPIQHAIDEDHYEALEVIQNHVFEKKIERKRQQLLLEQQRQLKQNVLSLPATQLYPATSLQVLEERAFTPNKIHYNFDATSPYYVNITHRRKDRFKPLFSEDMNSNLENILPTEAIIVSPTEMERIEKQHDCTAEVPNSTNLFELTKGNLKNFTRDSEPTGRRTSFIESWREKIAEMKERTRVSRRLDDIARMLNSFSENPDGQSLIDETFVTATEGEHKKEMIDETAIAEKQEHTSEVIEVEESSEGCETGDQGKVQQVRSVPEFDDHKNTLNEACDTVIIQISEEYIHTDDEAGVMFREKKMTNPASIQMIAEDRQLVAATKQPTYPPSIPQRTASLTSVSTVLTLPPLDYDTDALRAELTTFGEAPGPITKSTKKLYLRKLVKFRRHPERLVNADSKSKIQLNYSVELMATMRKEDVFKRIIEQQFLEQEMASEFQSSTAKAIRNFREGHLKKSFIYLLLDPRVSNNLPAQQKLLEPLEQWRRFLSSVFYVGKGKSSRPYCHLYDALKFYHQKECRSENHCDQNGDGDLMVATETVVFQCSEEECLAVVNKLSRSGEAGKSLNRKQMAAADSKKLNRIIDIWCAGKGVVCLHIFHNIMPAEAYTREAAIIDAFGLQNLTNLKRGDYYSTCLSWPMKKRKQLGILLLYKAMLIHLAEGETQLLPSDL; encoded by the exons ATGTCGCGGGCAGACATATATCTTGCGCTCTGCATGCTGGACGCCATCGAGGATACAAATCTGGCGGGTTTGCAATTGCTACTCGATAAACATCGTGCAGATCCGAATACGATCGTGCTGGCGAAAGATGTTGCACCGATGCATCTGGTGATAGGGGCTGAAAATGAATCGTTTGCCGCAAAGGCCACATCGCTGATGCTGGGACATGGTGGCAATCCTAATCTGCCAACGGTCGAACAGTTGCTAACACCGTTGCATGTGGCCGCCAATCTAGGGCGCGTTACAATCCTGCAAATGCTCCTGAAAGCGGGCGGCAATGTGGAGCTAAAGGATGAGGAAGGTCGCACTCCGATCCAGCACGCTATCGACGAGGATCATTACGAAGCGCTGGAAGTGATACAGAATCATGTGTTTGAAAAGAAGATCGAACGGAAGCGTCAACAACTGTTGCTCGAGCAGCAACGGCAGCTGAAACAAAACGTGCTGTCCCTGCCGGCAACTCAACTTTATCCAGCAACTTCCCTACAGGTTTTGGAAGAGCGTGCGTTCACACCGAACAAAATACACTACAACTTCGACGCTACCAGCCCGTACTATGTGAACATAACGCACCGGCGGAAGGATCGCTTTAAACCGTTGTTTTCCGAGGATATGAACTCCAATCTGGAAAACATTCTACCAACTGAAGCAATCATTGTATCCCCCACCGAAATGGAGCGTATAGAAAAGCAACATGACTGTACCGCAGAAGTTCCAAACAGTACGAACCTTTTTGAATTAACCAAGGGAAACTTGAAAAACTTTACCAGAGACAGTGAACCAACGGGAAGAAGAACGTCCTTTATAGAATCGTGGCGAGAGAAGATCgcggaaatgaaagaaagaacACGGGTAAGCCGACGGTTGGACGATATCGCTAGAATGCTGAACAGCTTCTCGGAGAACCCAGACGGACAATCGCTCATTGACGAAACGTTCGTGACGGCAACGGAAGGGgaacacaaaaaggaaatgatCGATGAAACTGCAATTGCGGAAAAACAAGAACATACTTCTGAGGTGATCGAGGTGGAGGAATCGTCCGAGGGATGTGAGACCGGAGATCAGGGTAAAGTTCAGCAGGTTCGGTCAGTACCAGAGTTTGACGACCACAAGAACACATTGAATGAGGCATGTGATACAGTTATCATACAGATCAGTGAGGAATACATTCACACAGACGATGAAGCGGGTGTAATGTtccgagaaaagaaaatgaccaATCCTGCGTCAATTCAAATGATTGCGGAAGATCGTCAACTTGTCGCAGCAACTAAACAACCAACGTATCCGCCATCGATACCGCAAAGAACTGCGTCGTTAACTAGTGTATCAACCGTACTTACCTTGCCTCCACTGGACTACGATACGGATGCATTACGTGCAGAATTGACCACCTTCGGTGAGGCTCCTGGGCCAATAAcgaaaagtacaaaaaagctGTACCTAAGGAAGCTTGTCAAATTTCGACGTCATCCGGAACGATTGGTAAATGCGGATTCCAAGTCAAAAATCCAGTTAA ATTACTCTGTCGAGTTGATGGCAACTATGCGAAAAGAGGACGTATTCAAGAGGATCATTGAGCAACAGTTTCTAGAGCAGGAGATGGCTTCGGAATTTCAATCCAGCACAGCTAAAGCGATTCGTAACTTCCGCGAGGGACATCTAAAAAAGAGCTTTATTTATCTGTTACTTGATCCTCGCGTCAGTAACAACCTTCCAGCACAGCAGAAGCTTCTCGAGCCGCTCGAGCAGTGGAGGCGTTTTTTAAGTTCAGTATTTTATGTCGGTAAGGGCAAAAGTAGCCGACCCTACTGCCATCTCTACGATGCGTTGAAGTTTTACCACCAGAAGGAATGTCGGTCGGAAAACCATTGTGACCAAAATGGGGACGGCGATTTAATGGTCGCAACAGAGACAGTTGTGTTTCAATGTAGCGAGGAGGAATGCCTGGCAGTTGTAAACAAGCTTAGTAGGTCTGGCGAAGCCGGAAAGTCGTTGAATCGCAAACAAATGGCTGCGGCGGATAGTAAGAAGCTTAACCGTATTATCGATATCTGGTGCGCAGGGAAAGGTGTAGTGTGTCTGCACATCTTCCACAATATTATGCCGGCGGAAGCATACACACGCGAGGCCGCCATTATCGATGCATTTGGGCTACAAAACTTGACCAATCTAAAGCGGGGCGACTATTACTCCACCTGCCTTTCGTGGCCAAtgaaaaaacgcaaacaactGGGAATATTGTTGCTGTACAAAGCTATGCTTATTCATCTTGCCGAGGGTGAAACGCAACTGCTGCCAAGCGATCTGTGA
- the LOC128708823 gene encoding uncharacterized protein LOC128708823, which yields MEEVQHHQAIQPSFFPTNKALADSTETSSSEGTPKLANEGGSFGQDSGYNSYQANTAYSTFNLSSRHGTSVTYATIDEGNENDCSLNDSSADGPGSEINLTPKTAASMVKLSNIHLTTPKAANRSKPTRRPNAFDYDGSAGTTDVDNLSLFLALSTPERLPSRPSNVLSQDTPLRTGNRSANQPIQLTPHKAKGSSQSLKRKHSSFRGKLYSDGDVPLGDENRPGGLNDSFDVDCRRLEDISPILNNKRRKHHDRGIEDLMRSSTPKTVSSQPTFLQLDATEIRPDVKKTLRKFQSFSPSKVQSYAGPFLRLRQPFHGLERTPEKKKELRVLTEIDFQPSEKSTVPPLNLDALLEAPILDDPTKQLEQTVSTVPSFDDFSLTPSKASPTDPEVGPRSGIDGSFGAEDYVLRHAPSYLYAPTLNSIREESPVRAQFIPEKHPVPKTPPSVSKSGRKLKRLGTNETVSSFSCGPSPARSVRSLTRQSVRASVSPKAHRFQGVQNRGLKTIKTFNYCGFEYVNILKQLWKRNSDALEMVLDYLDDTDLVRVVRVSHRWRFIIKNHKKSWHRLKQHLKQQQQNKENSCICHKNGELNQSEIKEPSEPNEKNDGDSEVTKRMPFDILNVRSSGNVSSSQLSHRCSSNATDDSSIVNVTHSPPVSPSMRKFVINQKIASHLKQSEQLRPCPRCGYPSRIIFSRASQSARNKSTSSDHVHSTAETTGTLAGEAHNNNEYSEKSPDCVRKNLFNSSTPSVADMSFNHSPWQLNSSESNRFGKPHMKLRSAATKSLDYPSVTFGSENHRPNTRDSKCDYAVCSGKFCGFKYCIKCLSEYHPNTACADLSVNSPTKEEERGLANVACTRQSRRSLLRLCRK from the exons ATGGAAGAAGTTCAACACCACCAGGCTATCCAGCCATCCTTTTTCCCTACGAACAAGGCGCTTGCAGATTCGACCGAAACATCATCTAGTGAAGGTACACCAAAGCTAGCAAATGAGGGAGGATCGTTCGGGCAGGACAGTGGGTACAACTCGTACCAAGCAAACACAGCGTACAGCACGTTCAATCTGTCCTCACGTCATGGAACCTCCGTAACTTATGCTACGATCGACGAAGGCAACGAGAATGACTGCAGCTTGAATGATAGCAGCGCCGATGGACCGGGGAGTGAGATCAACCTTACGCCGAAGACGGCCGCCAGTATGGTTAAATTGTCGAACATTCATCTGACGACTCCAAAAGCTGCGAACCGATCGAAACCCACCCGCCGTCCAAACGCGTTCGATTACGATGGATCTGCCGGCACGACTGACGTAGACAATCTATCGTTATTTCTTGCACTTTCGACACCGGAACGATTACCTAGCCGTCCATCGAATGTTTTATCGCAGGATACACCACTGCGCACTGGCAACCGTTCCGCAAACCAACCGATCCAGTTAACGCCTCACAAAGCCAAAGGAAGCTCGCAGTCACTGAAGCGTAAACATTCGTCATTTCGCGGGAAGCTCTACTCTGACGGAGATGTACCGCTTGGTGACGAAAATCGGCCCGGCGGTCTGAACGATTCTTTCGATGTGGATTGTCGTCGGCTGGAGGACATTTCACCAATTCTAAATAACAAGCGCCGCAAGCACCATGACCGTGGTATCGAAGATTTGATGCGTTCCAGCACGCCAAAAACGGTCAGCTCGCAGCCAACCTTTCTACAGCTAGATGCGACTGAAATACGCCCCGACGTTAAGAAAACGCTGCGGAAGTTTCAAAGCTTTAGCCCAAGTAAAGTTCAGTCATATGCAGGTCCATTTTTGCGTCTGAGGCAACCATTCCATGGCTTAGAACGTACAccggaaaagaagaaagagctCCGAGTGTTgacagaaatcgattttcaacCGTCGGAGAAAAGCACAGTTCCACCGCTTAATTTGGATGCACTGCTTGAAGCACCGATTCTAGACGATCCGACGAAGCAGCTCGAACAAACGGTCTCCACCGTACCTTCGTTTGATGACTTCAGCTTAACCCCATCCAAAGCGAGTCCCACCGATCCAGAGGTGGGGCCTAGATCTGGCATTGATGGTTCCTTTGGGGCTGAAGATTACGTGTTGCGACATGCACCGAGTTACTTGTACGCTCCTACACTTAACTCTATCCGGGAAGAATCACCCGTCAGGGCACAATTTATACCTGAGAAACACCCGGTCCCGAAGACACCTCCATCGGTTTCTAAATCAGGTCGAAAACTTAAACGGCTCGGCACAAACGAAACCGTTTCGTCCTTTTCTTGTGGTCCCAGTCCCGCTCGAAGTGTACGCTCTCTTACGCGTCAGAGTGTTCGTGCATCCGTATCTCCGAAGGCTCACCGTTTCCAGGGAGTCCAGAACAGAGGTCTAAAGACCATCAAGACGTTTAACTACTGCGGTTTCGAGTACGTGAACATTCTGAAACAATTATGGAAGCGGAACTCAGACGCACTGGAAATGGTGCTCGATTACCTGGATGATACGGATCTAGTACGGGTGGTGCGTGTGTCCCACAGGTGGAGATTCATTATCAAAAACCATAAGAAGAGTTGGCATCGCCTAAAGCAGCAcctgaagcagcagcagcaaaacaaagaaaacagttgCATCTGTCACAAGAATGGAGAGTTGAATCAGTCGGAGATTAAGGAACCCTCTGAACCTAATGAAAAGAACGATGGTGATAGCGAAGTAACTAAACGGATGCCGTTTGATATACTAAATGTTCGATCATCTGGAAATGTTTCCAGTTCTCAACTGAGCCACCGTTGTTCATCCAATGCTACGGACGATTCGAGTATTGTCAACGTTACTCATTCACCACCTGTTAGCCCATCGATGCGGAAATTCGTAATCAATCAAAAG ATTGCGTCTCATTTAAAACAATCGGAACAGTTGCGACCATGTCCCCGTTGCGGATATCCAAGCAGAATCATCTTCTCACGCGCTTCTCAATCTGCCCGGAACAAATCCACTTCATCTGATCATGTTCATTCCACCGCGGAGACCACTGGAACCCTTGCCGGTGAAGCTcacaataataatgaataCTCCGAAAAATCTCCAGATTGTGTACGGAAGAATCTGTTCAACAGCAGCACTCCCAGCGTAGCCGATATGTCTTTCAACCACTCGCCCTGGCAGTTGAACTCGTCCGAATCGAATCGTTTCGGCAAACCGCACATGAAGTTGCGCAGTGCAGCGACGAAAAGCTTGGACTATCCATCGGTTACTTTCGGCAGTGAGAATCATCGGCCCAACACCCGTGACTCCAAATGCGATTATGCGGTCTGCAGCGGGAAGTTCTGTGGGTTCAAGTACTGCATCAAGTGTTTAAGTGAGTATCATCCGAACACAGCATGTGCGGATCTTTCCGTTAACTCACCCACCAAAGAAGAGGAGCGCGGTCTGGCAAATGTGGCCTGCACTCGGCAGAGTCGTCGTTCGTTGCTGCGTCTGTGCAGAAAGTAG
- the LOC128708112 gene encoding vacuolar protein-sorting-associated protein 25 translates to MGAFQWPWEYSFPPFFTVQVHAKTKEQQLATWTELVLNYQKHERQALLNIAEDTPLFVNQELGRKLPPEARLWVMEELAKTGHAATTDKRKQQWEVYWHTLDEWSTILYDWAAGSGTTNTVCTLYELVAGDNTIGEEFYGLDEGVLKKALKVLEARSRCELIAFDDNEGVKFF, encoded by the exons ATGGGTGCCTTCCAATGGCCGTGGGAATATtcatttccaccatttttcAC AGTGCAGGTGCATGCAAAAACAAAGGAGCAACAGTTAGCCACATGGACGGAATTGGTGCTGAACTATCAGAAACATGAGCGCCAGGCGTTGCTGAACATCGCGGAAGACACACCGCTTTTTGTCAACCAGGAACTCGGCCGTAAGTTGCCACCGGAGGCACGGCTGTGGGTGATGGAAGAGCTTGCGAAGACAGGACACGCTGCCACGACCGACAAACGGAAGCAGCAGTGGGAAGTGTACTGGCATACGCTGGACGAATGGAGCACTATATTGTACGATTGGGCCGCTGGTAGCGGGACAACGAACACCGTTTGCACGCTATACGAACTGGTGGCGGGTGATAATACGATCGGGGAGGAGTTTTACGGGTTGGACGAAGGTGTCCTCAAGAAGGCACTCAAGGTTCTCGAAGCACGAAGCAGATGTGAACTGATTGCGTTTGACGATAACGAGGGAGTGAAGTTTTTCTGA